The following coding sequences are from one Penaeus monodon isolate SGIC_2016 chromosome 21, NSTDA_Pmon_1, whole genome shotgun sequence window:
- the LOC119586370 gene encoding uncharacterized protein LOC119586370 (The sequence of the model RefSeq protein was modified relative to this genomic sequence to represent the inferred CDS: added 204 bases not found in genome assembly) produces MAASFGLVVHIATWICVLARCCLPYQIFTVDSSDVCNNTIYFDSVAKPAAILRLTAKDYYDFSPLFCEVTFNAPRHSWTGLVGVLEEVDLRRYEFSHRAGQSECVDSIKVIYDTSLPQETQCGSWSVSPSERLSHVGYRKALMGYCPHPRVSSSGLPQCVVSDLKVQVSVGLKDNAAWRNKTWGPHRGFTFVVTAYKYSFGESECVTGWRSCGRGVSGSQHHCVHESLWCDRHINCGQPENMDEISCSHDEILGGLVTVMVGPWVGTVLLLLLVLGGVMYWRRARPPVPQDPPPAPDINSYAESYEVSSTLSSAHHMAIQVRVVCNPGPGSYTQRTSPWAAADLPPSYDSLFPQGPPPAPPKCTSSTSSAASTPLSSLTANTTSTITAGGATLATSLDITAKSLAAPAAGASAAASTSSPSPYKGMAHAGPSSAAGGSASANGYIANATQTSSYGIDNPVHMLCNGTGAHSAHGPDTCFIASTSGTCSPCSTPGHEGRRYPRHPCSSSCRPLPTTLPKSASKSHSASPSRRASSRCVSPSHRPSPCHYSPSSAVARPQVLHERLSERLDCQGMPTGLPDLVSAPARRREELSSPGECDDTATLLRDRSPSTDEEVLTHPARPQRSESPPPPAPASPSARSPTPKTEEDDPGCTTPTASGASSAGLSVAGAPEDDGHPSSTRSAGVAPPTVAISPSATPSTASLADKPMVVRASTMDSETADTLTSTTSWGTLSTDITEVSFADDLSQNTL; encoded by the exons ATGGCTGCCTCCTTTGGGCTGGTTGTTCACATCGCGACCTGGATCTGTGTCCTGGCCCGCTGCTGCCTCCCCTACCAGATCT TCACCGTGGACTCCTCCGACGTCTGCAACAACACAATCTACTTTGACAGCGTGGCCAAACCGGCGGCCATACTGAGATTAACTGCCAAGGATTACTACGATTTCTCACCGCTGTTTTGTGAGGTCACGTTCAACGCGCCGAGACACAGTT GGACCGGCCTCGTGGGCGTTCTGGAGGAGGTAGACCTCAGGAGATATGAATTCAGCCACCGCGCCGGCCAGAGCGAGTGCGTCGACTCCATCAAG GTGATCTACGACACGTCCCTGCCCCAAGAGACGCAGTGCGGCTCGTGGTCAGTGTCTCCGAGCGAACGCCTGTCTCACGTGGGCTACCGGAAGGCGCTCATGGGTTACTGTCCGCACCCCAGGGTCTCCAGCTCCGGACTGCCGCAGTGTGTC GTGTCCGATCTGAAGGTGCAGGTGTCCGTGGGGCTGAAGGACAACGCCGCCTGGAGGAACAAGACGTGGGGTCCTCACAGGGGCTTCACCTTCGTCGTTACGGCATATAAGTATTCGT TCGGCGAGAGCGAGTGCGTGACGGGCTGGCGGTCCTGTGGCAGGGGCGTGTCCGGCAGCCAGCACCACTGCGTGCACGAGAGCCTCTGGTGCGACCGCCACATCAACTGCGGTCAGCCGGAGAATATGGATGAGATTTCGTGCTCTCATGACG AAATACTCGGTGGGCTCGTGACAGTGATGGTGGGTCCGTGGGTGGGCACagtgctcctcctcctgctggtgCTTGGCGGGGTCATGTACTGGCGAAGGGCCCGCCCACCTGTGCCTCAGGACCCGCCCCCTGCCCCGGATATCAACTCTTATGCCGAGTCATACGAGGTGTCTTCTACCCTCTCTTCCGCCCACCACATGGCGATCCAG GTTCGCGTGGTGTGCAACCCTGGGCCGGGCTCCTACACCCAGAGGACCTCCCCTTGGGCCGCGGCGGACCTGCCTCCTTCCTACGACTCGCTCTTCCCCCAGGGCCCCCCTCCGGCCCCGCCCAAGTG acctcctccccgtccccctacAAGGGCATGGCGCACGCCGGGCCCTCGTCCGCCGCCGGAGGAAGCGCCTCCGCCAACGGCTACATCGCGAATGCCACGCAGACGTCCTCCTATGGCATCGACAACCCTGTACATATGTTATGCAACGGCACCGGTGCGCACTCCGCCCACGGGCCAGACACATGCTTCATCGCCAGCACGAGCGGCACCTGCTCCCCCTGCAGCACCCCGGGCCACGAGGGTCGTCGCTACCCGCGGcacccttgctcctcctcctgccgACCCCTCCCGACCACACTCCCTAAATCCGCCTCCAAGTCACACTCGGCCTCGCCCTCCAGACGTGCCTCCTCCAGGTGCGtctccccctcccaccgcccTTCGCCCTGCCACTACTCCCCCTCCAGCGCCGTTGCCAGGCCTCAGGTTCTCCACGAGAGGCTCTCGGAGAGGCTAGACTGCCAGGGAATGCCCACTGGCCTCCCAGACCTCGTCTCGGCACCggcgaggaggcgagaggagcTCTCGTCGCCAGGGGAGTGCGACGACACGGCGACTCTCCTGAGGGACAGGTCCCCCTCCACTGACGAGGAGGTGCTGACCCATCCCGCGCGTCCGCAGCGCTCTGAGT ACGCCGAAGACCGAGGAAGACGACCCAGGCTGTACGACGCCGACTGCAAGTGGCGCGTCGTCGGCAGGCCTCTCTGTGGCTGGAGCCCCTGAGGATGACGGCCACCCGTCGTCAACGAGATCGGCAGGCGTCGCTCCGCCCACAGTGGCTATCTCTCCGTCAGCGACGCCGTCGACAGCCTCTCTGGCCGACAAACCAATGGTCGTTCGGGCGTCTACGATGGACAGCGAAACGGCAGACACGCTGACATCGACGACCAGTTGGGGGACTCTCTCCACAGACATCACAGAAGTCTCGTTTGCAGACGACCTCTCGCAGAACACATTGTGA